The Dethiosulfovibrio peptidovorans DSM 11002 genome has a window encoding:
- the ybeY gene encoding rRNA maturation RNase YbeY: protein MKLEIGISNDEGDPRPSAILDEEVLSLCISQLFDEVWPQWRMRDSVSISIATVDEETIRQLNNSYRGCDSSTDVLSFPQWEDGVFSPPEEWTELPLGDVVICTSIVNRNAEERNESYDREMALMVFHSVLHLLGWDHDTQEKEAAMWSLQEKYRDIAMEKLGQEG from the coding sequence ATGAAACTGGAGATTGGCATCTCAAACGACGAGGGTGACCCTCGACCGTCTGCGATACTCGACGAGGAGGTTCTCTCTCTCTGTATATCCCAGCTTTTCGACGAGGTATGGCCACAGTGGCGAATGAGGGATTCAGTGTCCATATCGATAGCCACCGTCGATGAGGAGACCATAAGGCAGCTGAACAATTCTTATAGGGGCTGCGATAGTTCTACCGACGTGCTTTCCTTTCCCCAATGGGAGGACGGCGTCTTCTCTCCACCGGAAGAATGGACCGAGCTACCGTTGGGAGATGTGGTCATATGTACTTCTATCGTAAACCGTAATGCCGAGGAACGCAATGAATCCTACGACAGAGAGATGGCCTTGATGGTTTTTCACAGTGTTCTTCATCTCTTAGGATGGGACCACGATACGCAGGAAAAGGAAGCGGCCATGTGGTCCCTACAGGAAAAATACAGAGATATAGCGATGGAAAAATTGGGGCAGGAGGGTTGA